The Thermococcus sp. genomic interval ATGCTCACCATTGGAACACCGATGGCGGCCTGAACGTCGGGGAAGACTATGTGCGGGGTGTTGGCCGATAGGGATATTATCTCTGCCCCCGCCCTCTCAAGCGCCCTGGCGGCGTTTATGAGTATCTCCTTCCTCCCCTCCCAGCCGTTAGGGTTGTGGATGAATTCCTTGAAGTTTATCGAGTAGATTATCAGTTCGGGGAAGACGTAGGGTTCGAACTTTTCGCGGCTTATCTCCAGGTATTTCTTATAGTAATAACACGTTGCCTCGGGGCTGGTTCCGCCGATTATGCCTATCTTCTTCATAAGAACCACCAAAGGGAGGGAGTTTTCCGGGTTTATCAGGCTTTCGGAAGGTTAAAAGAAGATTTCTTCAAACGTGTAGGAAAGCTTGGTTATGACTCCCAGCTCATCCCTCCAGGCGCATATGGGGATGCCGTTGTACGTGCCCTCCAGGATGGAGGGGTCATAAGGAACCGTTCCAAGGAGCGGGACCTCCAGTTCCTCGGAGATGAACTTTTCCAGGGCTTCGAGGTTTTTCTCAGGTATGAGGGGCTTGTTGAGTATAACCCAGAAGTCCTCGATCCCGAGATGAAGGAACTTTCTGATTGCCGAATCCACCCAGTCGTTGAGATTCCTCAGGGGGATGGTGCTGGGGTCTATGACCAGTACCTGGTAATCAAGCTCGGAAACGATGGGGTGGGCGTCTATTGGAAGACCCGATGGAAAGTCAACAAGAACCGCACCGTATGCACTTTTGAAGTATTCAATTAGTGTGTTGAGGCCTTTAAACGACAGTCTGTGTCTGATGGGGGCGTTTGGGTCGCCAAGGAGGAGGTGGAGGTTCTTGATTTCCAGATAGGGGTACGTCAGCCATTCCAGATCCATCCTGGGGTTCTCAAGATAGGAGTGGATGGTGTACTTCGGTGTGACCCCGAACTGGAACGCAAGGTTCGGAAAGTACAGGTCGGCGTCGATGAGAAGAGTCCTGACGCCTCTCATGGCTAGGCATGCCCCAATATTTGCTGTCAGGGCGGTCTTTCCACTGCCCTCAAAGCCGGTTATCCCTATTACCACCATCCCGGCTCACTCTGTAACGGTTTCTGACAATAATAAAACTGGACGGCAAAGTTCAAAAATCTTTCTTGGCCGCCCAGGAACTGTGGTGTCACTTGGGCATCTCCCTCACGTGAACGTCGAGCTGCGGGAAGGGAATCTCGATTCCTTCCTTGGTGTAGAGCTCGTAGATACCCTTTGTCAGGTCGCCTCTGACCTCCCAGTAGTCCTCTGTCCTGGTCCAGGCGCGGAGCTGGAGGTTTATCGACGAATCGGCAAGGGCTGTTATCACAACTCCCGGTTCGGGATCATCGAGAACCTTGGGATGGTTTTTCAGTAGGTTCATCGCCAGCTTTATCGCCCTGTCGAGGTCAGTTCCGTAGGCGATGCCTATGTCCACATCAACCCTTCTGGTGGGCATCCTCGTGTAGTTTACAATTATGCTGCCCCAGACGAGCTTGTTGGGTATGGTTATTATCCTGTTGTCCGGCGTCATGAGTACCGTTGACATCAAACCAATGCCGCTGACCTTTCCAACCTGGCCGGAAACTTCAACAACCTCGTCAATGTCTATCGGTCTGAGTGCGGCGATCCAGACTCCTGCTGCGAGGTTCGTGAGGGTATCCTGCAGGCCAAAGCCCAAAATCAAGCCCACGACGGCCGAGAGGCCGAGAATGAGCGGGGATACGGAGATACCTACCGCACCTAGGGCTACTATTATGACAATGATGTACAGGAGTA includes:
- a CDS encoding MinD/ParA family protein, with product MVVIGITGFEGSGKTALTANIGACLAMRGVRTLLIDADLYFPNLAFQFGVTPKYTIHSYLENPRMDLEWLTYPYLEIKNLHLLLGDPNAPIRHRLSFKGLNTLIEYFKSAYGAVLVDFPSGLPIDAHPIVSELDYQVLVIDPSTIPLRNLNDWVDSAIRKFLHLGIEDFWVILNKPLIPEKNLEALEKFISEELEVPLLGTVPYDPSILEGTYNGIPICAWRDELGVITKLSYTFEEIFF
- a CDS encoding mechanosensitive ion channel family protein is translated as MAALNEPLSYIGITPFQIISALIILVAGYVVSKILISLFKESIGKTKLPPLVMEFLARFLSILLYIIVIIVALGAVGISVSPLILGLSAVVGLILGFGLQDTLTNLAAGVWIAALRPIDIDEVVEVSGQVGKVSGIGLMSTVLMTPDNRIITIPNKLVWGSIIVNYTRMPTRRVDVDIGIAYGTDLDRAIKLAMNLLKNHPKVLDDPEPGVVITALADSSINLQLRAWTRTEDYWEVRGDLTKGIYELYTKEGIEIPFPQLDVHVREMPK